One window of the Allosaccharopolyspora coralli genome contains the following:
- a CDS encoding cryptochrome/photolyase family protein yields MSGPAILWFRRDLRLRDHPALLDAAAAADGRVLAVFVLDPALLEPSGAVRRTFLFRCLRALDEQLGGRLLVLRGDPVEVVPELARSAGAVGVHVSADTGPYGRERDAQVRQALEADGVGWHPRGSPYAVTPGRVTKNDGSLYKVYTPFRRAWGDHGWPRPADSDETSARWLDGSIHGGVSIPDDEVHDLPLPDAGESAANDAWRSFRESGLHDYEGARDRPDRSGTSRMSPYLRWGCVHPRTLLADLAGDRSQGASSYRNELAFRDFYADVLWNWPSSARHNFDRRFDRIRLDWDRELFAAWREGRTGFPIVDAGMRQLLAEGWMHNRVRMIVASFLVKDLHLPWWWGARHFMHRLVDGDLASNQHGWQWAAGSGTDAAPYFRIFNPTTQGEKFDPDGAYVRYYVPELRGIDGKAVHQPWKLTAQRPEGYPQPLVEHAAERREALARYAEIKNA; encoded by the coding sequence ATGAGCGGTCCGGCGATCTTGTGGTTCCGGCGGGACTTGCGCCTGCGCGACCACCCTGCGTTGCTCGACGCCGCGGCGGCCGCGGACGGGCGAGTGCTCGCGGTGTTCGTGCTCGATCCCGCGCTGCTCGAACCGTCCGGCGCGGTTCGTCGGACGTTTCTGTTCCGGTGTCTGCGCGCGCTCGACGAGCAGCTCGGCGGGCGGTTGCTGGTGTTGCGCGGCGACCCGGTCGAGGTCGTTCCCGAGCTGGCGCGGTCGGCCGGTGCCGTGGGCGTGCACGTGTCCGCCGACACCGGTCCCTACGGGCGCGAGCGGGATGCGCAGGTGCGGCAAGCGCTCGAAGCGGACGGCGTCGGGTGGCATCCGAGAGGATCGCCGTACGCGGTCACGCCGGGGCGGGTCACCAAGAACGACGGTTCGCTGTACAAGGTCTACACCCCCTTCCGCCGCGCCTGGGGGGATCACGGCTGGCCACGTCCGGCGGACTCCGACGAGACGTCGGCGCGTTGGCTGGACGGGAGCATTCACGGCGGGGTGTCGATCCCGGACGACGAGGTTCACGATCTTCCGCTGCCGGACGCGGGCGAGTCGGCGGCGAACGATGCGTGGCGATCGTTCCGCGAGTCCGGCCTGCACGACTACGAGGGTGCACGCGACCGGCCGGACCGTTCCGGCACCAGCCGCATGTCGCCGTATCTGCGGTGGGGCTGCGTGCATCCGAGGACGCTGCTCGCCGACCTCGCGGGCGATCGCAGTCAGGGAGCGTCGAGTTACCGCAACGAGCTGGCCTTTCGCGACTTCTACGCCGACGTGCTCTGGAACTGGCCGAGCAGCGCCCGGCACAACTTCGACCGCCGGTTCGACCGCATCCGGCTGGACTGGGACCGCGAGCTGTTCGCCGCGTGGCGCGAGGGGCGCACCGGGTTCCCGATCGTCGACGCGGGAATGCGTCAACTGCTCGCCGAGGGCTGGATGCACAACCGAGTACGCATGATCGTGGCGAGCTTCCTCGTCAAAGATCTGCACCTGCCGTGGTGGTGGGGTGCGCGGCACTTCATGCACCGGCTGGTCGACGGTGACCTGGCCTCGAACCAGCACGGCTGGCAGTGGGCGGCGGGCAGTGGCACGGACGCGGCGCCGTACTTCCGGATCTTCAACCCCACCACTCAGGGCGAGAAGTTCGATCCCGACGGCGCGTACGTCCGCTACTACGTCCCGGAGCTGCGCGGCATCGACGGCAAGGCCGTGCACCAGCCGTGGAAGCTCACCGCGCAGCGGCCTGAGGGATACCCGCAGCCGCTGGTCGAGCACGCCGCTGAGCGTCGCGAAGCCCTGGCCCGCTACGCCGAGATCAAGAACGCGTAA
- a CDS encoding glycerol-3-phosphate dehydrogenase/oxidase: MTTTPLPAGSLRATSLNLGRRERELGALGDGHRLDVLVVGGGVTGAGAALDAAARGLSVALVESDDLAWGASRWTSKLLHGGHPGRSSPWARRQAAVERGILMTRTAPHLTRAVPQLAPLHEHVSRRTEGMLVAEAAARDGLRRTAGTPSVLLPPPHRAPAAEALALVPGLHRRGLRGGVLHFEAQLVDDARLVVALARTAAGFGARVLTRVRARALHHDGADIVDRRSGESLRLRAAAVINATGSWAAQLDPGVRLRHRRGAHLVIDPDAAGIAATAVTRPPSGRRGEAAFVLPQPEGHALLGVTDEPLDEEASTLDASAGSDVDSLLLTMRNVLDTPLERRHVLESFSATQSFVENNGATKRRGHPTVVTGTDGLVTALGESLTTYRRTAADAVDTALTQASLAAGPSRTRAVPLVGAAEPARLATIDADPHLVGKYGTEAPRLAALAELDADLADAVAPGTRLTAAEVVWAVRHEGALDADDVLDRRTRLGLTPAARERARAPVEYLVTQALQGVVS, encoded by the coding sequence GTGACCACCACGCCGCTGCCTGCGGGCTCGCTTCGCGCGACCTCGCTGAACCTCGGTCGGCGCGAACGAGAACTCGGCGCGCTCGGTGACGGGCACCGACTCGACGTGCTCGTCGTCGGCGGCGGCGTGACCGGCGCGGGCGCGGCCCTGGATGCGGCCGCGCGCGGCCTGTCGGTCGCCTTGGTGGAATCCGACGACCTCGCATGGGGCGCGTCACGCTGGACGAGCAAGTTGCTCCACGGCGGCCATCCGGGCCGTAGCTCGCCCTGGGCACGGCGACAGGCTGCCGTGGAGCGCGGCATCCTCATGACCCGCACCGCGCCCCACCTCACCCGAGCCGTGCCGCAGCTCGCCCCGTTGCACGAGCACGTGTCGCGCAGAACGGAAGGCATGCTCGTGGCGGAAGCCGCAGCGCGGGACGGTCTGCGACGCACCGCAGGCACCCCGTCCGTGTTGCTTCCGCCGCCGCACCGAGCGCCCGCGGCAGAGGCACTCGCGCTCGTTCCGGGGCTGCACAGACGAGGGCTGCGCGGTGGGGTCCTGCACTTCGAGGCACAGCTCGTCGACGACGCACGACTCGTGGTGGCGCTCGCGCGGACGGCGGCCGGTTTCGGCGCCCGCGTGCTGACCCGCGTGCGGGCGCGGGCGCTGCACCACGACGGCGCCGACATCGTCGACCGCCGCAGCGGCGAATCGTTGCGCCTGCGCGCCGCTGCCGTGATCAATGCGACCGGTTCGTGGGCCGCCCAGCTCGACCCCGGCGTCCGGCTCCGGCACCGGCGTGGCGCACACCTGGTCATCGATCCCGATGCGGCGGGAATCGCCGCCACGGCGGTGACGCGCCCACCTTCCGGGCGCCGCGGTGAAGCCGCTTTCGTACTGCCGCAACCCGAAGGCCACGCACTTCTCGGTGTCACCGACGAACCCCTGGACGAGGAGGCGTCCACACTCGACGCATCGGCAGGCTCCGATGTGGACTCGCTGCTTCTGACGATGCGGAACGTTCTCGATACGCCGCTCGAACGTCGCCACGTACTGGAGTCGTTCAGCGCGACACAGTCCTTTGTGGAAAATAACGGCGCCACGAAACGACGAGGCCACCCCACCGTGGTGACCGGAACAGACGGGCTCGTGACCGCCCTCGGTGAGAGCCTGACCACCTACCGCCGAACAGCAGCCGACGCCGTCGACACGGCACTCACGCAGGCGAGTCTTGCCGCAGGGCCGTCCCGCACTCGAGCGGTGCCGTTGGTCGGTGCCGCCGAACCGGCGCGGCTCGCCACGATCGACGCCGACCCGCACCTCGTCGGCAAGTACGGGACCGAGGCACCCCGGCTCGCCGCACTCGCCGAACTCGACGCGGATCTCGCCGACGCCGTCGCGCCCGGAACACGCCTCACCGCTGCCGAGGTCGTGTGGGCGGTGCGCCACGAGGGGGCGCTCGACGCCGACGACGTCCTCGACCGACGAACCCGCCTCGGACTCACACCCGCGGCGCGGGAGCGGGCCCGAGCACCGGTGGAGTACCTGGTGACTCAGGCACTGCAAGGCGTGGTGAGCTAG
- a CDS encoding NADP-dependent oxidoreductase: MTAQAAPEQALEVRLASRPHGRPTPENFDVVEAPVRAPGDGEILVRNKVMSVDPYMRGRMNDAKSYVPPFQLGEPLDGGAVGEVVTSNSPDIRPGQNVLHQLGWREYATLSAKHATVVSEDVAPLNAYLGVLGMPGMTAYVGLFDKARFRDGDTVFVSGAAGAVGSFVGQMAKLRGAKRVVGSAGSPEKVRHLVDELGFDAAFNYKDGPVGEQLRSAAADGVDVYFDNVGGDHLEAAIAAMNDFGRIAACGAVSQYNATSPEPGPRNMFQFVTKRLSMQGFIVADEGHRKDDFLADVAPWVADGSLRYSETIVDGLRNAPDAFLGVLEGRNKGKMLVTL; the protein is encoded by the coding sequence GTGACGGCACAGGCAGCTCCGGAACAGGCACTCGAGGTCCGGCTCGCGTCCCGCCCGCACGGACGACCGACACCGGAGAACTTCGACGTCGTCGAAGCACCGGTACGCGCACCCGGCGACGGCGAGATCCTGGTCCGCAACAAGGTCATGAGCGTCGACCCGTACATGCGCGGGCGGATGAACGACGCCAAGTCCTACGTTCCCCCCTTCCAGCTGGGCGAACCGCTGGACGGCGGCGCGGTCGGGGAGGTCGTGACGTCGAACTCACCGGACATCCGGCCCGGCCAGAACGTGCTGCACCAGCTCGGCTGGCGCGAGTACGCGACGCTGTCCGCGAAACACGCCACCGTCGTGTCCGAGGACGTCGCACCGCTCAACGCCTACCTCGGTGTGCTCGGCATGCCGGGGATGACCGCCTACGTCGGCCTGTTCGACAAGGCACGTTTCCGCGACGGCGACACCGTGTTCGTCTCCGGGGCTGCGGGTGCCGTCGGGTCCTTCGTCGGGCAGATGGCCAAGTTGCGCGGCGCGAAGCGGGTGGTCGGCAGCGCCGGGTCGCCCGAGAAGGTCCGGCATCTCGTCGACGAACTCGGCTTCGACGCGGCGTTCAACTACAAGGACGGCCCGGTGGGCGAACAGTTGCGGTCCGCGGCTGCCGACGGCGTCGACGTGTACTTCGACAACGTCGGCGGTGACCACCTCGAAGCCGCCATCGCCGCGATGAACGACTTCGGCCGGATCGCCGCCTGCGGCGCGGTGTCCCAGTACAACGCCACCAGCCCGGAACCGGGTCCGCGCAACATGTTCCAGTTCGTCACCAAGCGCCTGTCGATGCAGGGCTTCATCGTCGCCGACGAAGGGCACCGCAAGGACGACTTCCTCGCCGACGTGGCGCCGTGGGTCGCCGACGGCAGCCTGCGGTACTCCGAGACCATTGTGGACGGACTACGCAACGCCCCGGACGCGTTCCTCGGAGTGCTCGAGGGCCGGAACAAGGGCAAGATGCTCGTCACGCTCTGA
- a CDS encoding GNAT family N-acetyltransferase codes for MEQLETAHDVAAATSEPMLIWAAQALEDDYPHEAGSAWRLDDAVVVYAPGLNRNDRLVFTGGPEAVAALLGRVPLPREGKLRALGTTESAREVAARGVTREVGTFGWMDLVGEPVRGWSAEWLPKPEIDEVAALLASANPSAYVVPGDPGARRWAGVRDASGALLSVAADCWPARELGFIGGVATHRRHRGRGLSRQVCGWLTERLYDEHGAVSLMVDRDNPAAIALYTRLGFTYRSVTAATVAAVERPA; via the coding sequence ATGGAGCAGCTGGAGACCGCTCACGACGTGGCGGCGGCGACCTCGGAGCCGATGCTGATCTGGGCGGCGCAAGCCCTGGAGGACGACTACCCGCACGAGGCGGGGTCGGCGTGGCGGCTCGACGACGCCGTGGTGGTGTACGCCCCGGGCCTCAACCGCAACGACCGGCTCGTCTTCACCGGCGGCCCGGAGGCGGTCGCGGCACTGCTGGGCCGCGTCCCGCTGCCCCGCGAGGGAAAGTTGCGTGCTCTCGGCACGACCGAGTCCGCTCGGGAGGTCGCGGCACGAGGAGTGACGCGCGAGGTGGGCACGTTCGGGTGGATGGATCTCGTCGGTGAGCCGGTGCGCGGCTGGTCCGCGGAGTGGCTGCCGAAACCCGAGATCGACGAGGTGGCTGCGCTGCTCGCGTCGGCGAACCCGTCGGCCTACGTCGTTCCGGGCGATCCGGGGGCGCGTCGCTGGGCGGGAGTTCGCGACGCCTCCGGTGCGCTGCTGTCGGTGGCGGCCGACTGCTGGCCTGCGCGGGAGCTGGGGTTCATCGGCGGTGTAGCCACGCACCGGAGGCACCGCGGTCGCGGCCTCTCACGGCAGGTGTGCGGCTGGCTCACCGAGCGGCTCTACGACGAGCACGGAGCGGTGTCGCTGATGGTCGACCGGGACAACCCGGCGGCGATCGCGCTCTACACGCGGCTGGGGTTCACCTACCGCTCGGTGACCGCCGCGACGGTGGCCGCGGTCGAGCGGCCCGCGTAA
- a CDS encoding FtsK/SpoIIIE domain-containing protein: MRPRNERRSRVQSAYEGLRTAIAAALGSADAALHRARSEHGHREFALRIAEHGVCEVAREPALLDESTEAAPKTGDESDAPEHTTEVLPAASRESAWGEAVRERDECYADWTAYGPQELTSLVDEVARGSAGLPWRDWLGTVGSADTHSPPELWRLGEAHVPDAADPSPFPVAVPLLDESHLHVSTDDTGEAAEGLVQNLLLRVLSQFRPGLVRVHVWDVAQLTGTLPGLHPLTRSGLVTMHDPTRLDDLLDELSEHIRRIHTGALLGGHTSLRSFAAETGHRGEPWRIAVLFGDGQQLPDEQQQKLHRVARSGLDCGIQLVAVNLRLSVNSAMESVHLNTDGARCSMSGPAAVMTPDPPMPRKDATRACKAISERFVAQRSRVRGFDDLVPEQLWACRSTTGLQAPVGFREGEPVWLTLGDASPHALVGGPSGSGKTNFLYGMIGAFTARYSPDELELYLLDFKEGVSFSQFTPGTRDPSWLPHANVVGVNVNADREFGLALLKFLADEMRRRADAAKAHEVTKLEELRAQDPEGRWPRIVAVIDEFQYLFAERDPVSSQATALLEDVARRGRSQGIHLVLASQDVSGIEAFWGKPAVFEQFILRIALPKARRVLVQDNSAAVELPRWHAVVNHESGVRHGNEVARLPDATAPETMYALQQRLWEARQPSTTRPRLFDGSHLPRLSRRPRAGLERSAVLGQVIDVEGTPAAVRLDRSPGRNIAVLGSVRVDASNVLGAAALSLGQQYAPGTIRFTIAGLVDEVAPAVGAVVTELRAAGHEVDHVGLDDATGALDRLAAVIDERSTSGGGAGTASGGEVTECLLLYAADAAHTTWERKDPASNASGLDRLRTILKQGPELRVHTVGWWRSVQRLKHSLGMGPVDDIGAWLAFDVHGSELTAFAAGQPVNWSPRARRGLFFDRSLHSRPEVVLPFELDTRSDEITMPSPRAGDGTREESRD, encoded by the coding sequence GTGCGACCACGCAACGAGCGTCGCTCGCGAGTCCAGTCGGCCTACGAAGGCCTGCGTACCGCGATCGCCGCTGCACTCGGCTCCGCTGACGCCGCGCTGCACCGTGCCCGTTCGGAGCACGGGCATCGCGAGTTCGCGCTCCGCATCGCCGAGCACGGAGTGTGCGAGGTCGCACGGGAGCCGGCGCTGCTCGACGAGAGCACCGAGGCCGCGCCGAAGACCGGGGACGAATCGGACGCGCCCGAGCACACCACCGAGGTACTCCCCGCCGCATCGCGGGAATCGGCGTGGGGCGAGGCCGTCCGAGAACGCGACGAGTGCTACGCGGACTGGACCGCGTACGGCCCGCAGGAGCTCACGTCGCTCGTCGACGAGGTCGCTCGCGGCAGCGCCGGTCTGCCGTGGCGGGACTGGCTCGGCACCGTCGGTTCCGCCGACACGCACTCCCCACCGGAGCTGTGGCGCCTCGGCGAGGCACACGTTCCCGACGCTGCAGACCCGTCCCCGTTCCCCGTCGCCGTGCCGCTGCTGGACGAGTCGCACCTGCACGTCAGCACCGACGACACCGGCGAAGCCGCCGAGGGGCTCGTCCAGAACCTGCTGCTGCGGGTGCTGAGCCAGTTCCGGCCGGGGCTGGTGCGGGTCCACGTGTGGGACGTCGCGCAGCTCACCGGAACCCTGCCGGGCCTGCACCCGCTGACCCGGTCGGGCCTGGTGACGATGCACGACCCGACGCGCCTGGACGACCTGCTCGACGAGCTCTCCGAGCACATCCGCCGGATCCACACCGGCGCGCTGCTCGGCGGGCACACCTCGCTGCGGTCGTTCGCCGCGGAGACCGGGCACCGCGGGGAACCGTGGCGGATCGCGGTGCTGTTCGGCGACGGGCAACAACTGCCCGACGAGCAACAGCAGAAGTTGCACCGAGTCGCACGCAGCGGCCTCGACTGCGGGATTCAGCTGGTGGCGGTGAACCTGCGGTTGTCGGTGAACAGCGCGATGGAGTCGGTGCACCTGAACACGGACGGGGCTCGGTGCAGCATGTCGGGTCCAGCCGCGGTCATGACGCCGGACCCGCCGATGCCGCGAAAGGACGCCACGCGCGCGTGCAAGGCGATCTCGGAGCGTTTCGTCGCCCAGCGCTCCCGCGTCCGCGGTTTCGACGATCTGGTGCCCGAGCAGCTGTGGGCGTGCCGCTCGACCACCGGACTGCAGGCACCCGTGGGCTTCCGCGAGGGCGAGCCGGTGTGGTTGACGCTCGGCGACGCGAGTCCGCACGCGCTCGTCGGCGGCCCGAGCGGCTCCGGCAAGACGAACTTCCTGTACGGCATGATCGGCGCGTTCACCGCCCGCTACTCGCCGGACGAACTGGAGCTCTACCTGCTCGACTTCAAGGAAGGCGTGTCGTTCTCCCAGTTCACGCCCGGTACGCGAGACCCGAGCTGGCTGCCGCACGCGAACGTCGTCGGGGTCAACGTCAACGCCGACCGCGAGTTCGGTCTGGCGCTGCTGAAGTTCCTCGCCGACGAGATGCGCCGCCGCGCGGACGCGGCGAAGGCGCACGAAGTCACCAAGCTCGAGGAGCTGCGCGCGCAGGACCCGGAGGGACGCTGGCCGCGCATCGTGGCCGTCATCGACGAGTTCCAGTACCTGTTCGCCGAGCGGGACCCGGTCTCGTCGCAAGCGACGGCGTTGCTGGAGGACGTCGCACGGCGCGGCCGTTCGCAGGGCATCCACCTGGTGCTCGCCAGCCAGGACGTGTCCGGTATCGAGGCGTTCTGGGGCAAGCCCGCCGTGTTCGAACAGTTCATCCTGCGGATCGCACTGCCGAAGGCCCGGCGGGTGCTCGTGCAGGACAACTCCGCTGCGGTCGAACTGCCCCGCTGGCACGCGGTCGTCAACCACGAGTCCGGGGTTCGGCACGGCAACGAGGTCGCTCGGCTGCCGGACGCAACCGCACCGGAGACGATGTACGCATTGCAGCAGCGACTGTGGGAGGCCAGGCAACCGTCCACGACCAGGCCCCGCCTCTTCGACGGCTCGCACCTGCCCCGGTTGTCTCGGAGACCGCGCGCAGGCCTGGAACGGTCGGCCGTGCTCGGGCAGGTCATCGACGTCGAAGGCACTCCGGCGGCGGTCCGGCTGGACCGGTCACCCGGCCGCAACATCGCCGTGCTCGGCTCGGTGCGGGTAGACGCGTCGAACGTACTCGGGGCCGCCGCGTTGTCCTTGGGGCAGCAGTACGCGCCGGGAACGATCCGGTTCACGATCGCGGGGCTCGTCGACGAGGTCGCACCTGCCGTGGGCGCGGTCGTGACGGAGCTGCGTGCGGCGGGACACGAGGTCGACCATGTCGGACTCGACGACGCCACCGGGGCGCTGGACCGGCTCGCGGCCGTGATCGACGAGCGCAGCACGTCCGGCGGCGGTGCGGGCACGGCCTCCGGCGGCGAGGTCACGGAGTGCCTGCTGCTGTACGCGGCGGACGCGGCCCACACCACGTGGGAGCGCAAGGATCCGGCGAGCAACGCCAGTGGCTTGGATCGGCTGCGCACGATTCTCAAACAGGGACCGGAACTGCGGGTGCACACGGTCGGATGGTGGCGCAGCGTGCAGCGTCTCAAGCACAGCCTCGGCATGGGGCCCGTCGATGACATCGGGGCGTGGCTGGCTTTCGACGTGCACGGCTCGGAGCTCACCGCGTTCGCCGCCGGCCAGCCGGTGAACTGGTCGCCCCGCGCGCGGCGTGGGCTCTTCTTCGACCGTTCCCTGCATTCCCGCCCCGAAGTCGTGCTCCCGTTCGAGCTCGACACCCGGTCGGACGAGATCACGATGCCGAGTCCGCGGGCGGGCGACGGCACGAGGGAGGAATCCCGTGACTGA